Below is a window of Drosophila miranda strain MSH22 chromosome 3, D.miranda_PacBio2.1, whole genome shotgun sequence DNA.
AaaagttgttgttgctctCGCTTGGCGCTTAATAACTAAACAGAAAATCCCCTACAGGCGCCCTGCGTGAAAGGTGCGCTCCCCAAGAAACCTCTAAAACGTGAGTAATTTTTTCTTTTATACATTTGTGTCACTTAATTATTCGCAAATTATGCATCATTTAACTTTCGAGCGTTTTGggcaaacacacaaaaatgtCCAAATTAATGGACACCTTCACTTCCGGCACCAGAAGCTGAAGTTGTCTCAAATCAAAAGAACTGACATTAATGGCCTGCACAAATATTTACTTACTGAACTAGGGTCAAATGTGGCGCGTAGACAGGTAAACAGGTAAACAGGTAAATATATAAATAGTACAGAGGTTTACACGTGCCGCAATCATCTGATCATCAGCTGATTATGAATATGCATTCTGGCTCTCATTGTTTGCACTGCAAATCAGTTGAGTAAATTGGAACAACTTGTTGAGTCACAATATACACACATGCATACATCCGTACGTACTGTTGTCTTTATTTGCTTTGCCAAATGCTACTCATAATTGTATAATTTATAGAAGAATAAAGTTACTCAATAACACCTAGAGTGTTTATAAATACTGCAATTATTGTGTATAGATCAATCACAAAATTGGTTGACGTAACTTGAACTATGAGTGGAGTACCCATAGTTCGATATCGAAATGGTATTAAATGATTTAATGATCCCATGAAAACCCAAAATATTTGTGGTATCTCCCATCTATCACTTACTGCCCGCATAAACTATAGGCATTCCCCCACAGATTGGCACAGGCGGGGCTTCCGCCGTATCTACTTGAATTTGATAACTTttgccagccatccagccagGCACCTAAACTTTATGAGTTTGTGTTCGATTGtgttctgttgctgttgctgttgtgccGTGTTGTGTTTTGTTTGATTATTTCGCCGATATGAAGAGCAAAGAGCATTTAATATTTACACGATTCGTTTGGCCCTAATGCGAGGGCTTCCGCACAAAAAGCTGCCGCCGCCCGATTCTCGAGCCCGAGCTGGCCGTGATAAGCGCCGGAGGGAGGCGGAAAAGCCGTTTGACTTGTACACTGCCGCTTCGCTGAGGAGTGGCCTATAAACGGAACGTATCTGCGCCGCACTTGAAAATAAAGCCAGCCAAAGAAAACTGGTAAGCCTTTCGACTTGTTTGACTTGCCTGGGCATAGGAAGCCAGTTTTGTATGGCCAATCAATGTGCTAATAACAGAGCTTCTAGCTCCAGTTCAATATTTGCACATCATTACAATTACGTACGCCGAAAGAGAGCTCAGCTCagcctctgctctgctctgctctgctctgctctgctctgccttTCGGAGTGTGCATTGTTTTAATGATCTATTTGCGCGGTTGAATAACACACTAATTGACACACAAACACGAAGCGGCGCGACGCGACAAGCGAACGTGCACTAAGGCCCGGGAGTCGATGTCGAAGTCGAAGTCGAAGTCTCCACATCCATATCCACATCGGGTGAATGGAATCGGTCGTTAGCAACCTTGACAAAGAAAATTTTCAATTAACAGCGAACGCCAATTTGCGTACAGAGTGCGAAAGAGACGCGCAAAAAATACGAGTAACACAAGACTCCACACAACACGCAAAATGCTCAAAAAATGGTTCGTTTTCGTAAGTCGAACAATTATGTCTTTAACAATTTGGGTcacttacatatgtacatatgttatGTATCGAAGAGAACACAGACTCTGCGATGCTGCGTGCGTTGAGATTATCGCAAATGGCAAAGAGAAATATATACAATATTGATTGGCTTAATTATGCATAATAAATGCCACTCTAAGAGTCTTAATTTTTAGATTCAGCTTTCATTTCTTATATGGTATATTGCCGGCGCTGCCAATTAAAATAGAAATTGTTGACCATCCAAAAAAGTTTATTTTGTCGTTTGCCGACTGCCGAGTGCATTTgcataaaaaattaaaacttGAACACAAACGAAACATACAaattgttattgttgctgttgctactgctgctgctattgttgttgttgttgtttgcaAATGCACGCGGTGTAAAACTTTCGAATCTGTTAGCTCGTCTGGGGGGATCGGCTCTTTGGTGCTTGGGAATGTTTTGAAGCGCAAAAACGCTCTACACAGGCGCGTAACGTGTTTTCAACTGAGCGCAAAATCGGCTTCGATCGGTACAGCACGCTGGCGGCGGTGGCAGTGACAGCCGCGCCACAACAACCACAATACCAGCTTTAATGAATGAAAGCGTAGTTTTTTTCTGCTGTCTTTGTGCATATTGGTGCTGTGACAATGTGCACTTTTTGTGAGCGGCCCCACAATGGGCGTCCTTTGAATTCgcacaaaagaaaaacaaaacaaaagcaaagagTAAGTAAAGCCCAATGTAACGTCTATGCAAAGCGGCTCAAACCGTACCAATTCGAGTGCCGATGGCCAAATTATGTTATTCAGCAACAAAAGGACCTATAAATATTTTAGGTACTCGAAATACTCGAACTTGTATATGAGTCTGTAATTTTACTCAATTACTTAGAAGTAAGTTACTACTTTTAATAACTGAAGGCAGATAGGGTATATACACAAACACAATCTTATTACGAGGCTATGCTACCattagcaaaaaaaaaaaaacaaatggaaTCGAATTTGTTAATTTGAAttatataatggtatatttgATAAATTttatcaatctattaaattaGTATTCATATTTTTTTGACTTATTCattttcaaacaatttctatttggcgcGCACTCGCCTccagtcgatagtatcgaaAGCCCTTTCTTGGgattttctcttttttttactttctctctttttctaGGTGGGATATCCTCTCTTCTTCAAggttcgccgcagttcgctttagcaacaatgagtcccattccatacacaatgtTGCGCATTCCATACACACTGTTGCGGCAACATTTACTTGAAACCCGTATTTTAGTAAAATAAAATACGTAAAAGGTAATTTAAAGAAACAATCTTCATCTATATAGCTTGATATAGGCAATACCCgattcgccgcagtttcgctattgcaacaatgagtctcactccatacacaaacatgttgctaattccatgcacacataccctgggggaaatggatgttatagaactGCGGAAATGTGTTTCATCCCATGCTCTAATTAATGCAGAAACTAGTCAGTATCTATTTTAAACGATATTTTGCAATTAGTGGTCTTCTTACAGAGACAAAGAATCGCTACAGGGATCAGGTTTAATATACAAACACCTAATCGAATGCATGAATAGACCAAAAAAATGCAATCTAAGACAAGGTCTTTACTAATTACATTTGAAAGCAGGTTGGAAAACAGTATCTTTATATAATATtcacgaaatagggtatacaaacgCCCATACCCTGGTTGACAACAAAGAGTCTGCAAATGccagcaacattgacgtcACAACCTGTGACTattgaacatttttgttgaAATCGTGTTTTTGTCAAAATAAAAGATTTTctagtacttaaaagtagttaGTCTTGATCAAAATTGATTCAGCAATCATTTAAAATTATCTGGGCAAAAATAAGAGATCTGtatagctgggaatattcgacggaagaaagAATAACCAAGAATTAGTCGTCATAACCGGTTcacaacaatgagtcccattccatgcacacataccctgggggaaatggatgttataaaattgtgaatatgtttgtcatcccaggcaaaaaaaaaatttattttcaatagattttaatattattaaatattatttcaacgatattttaaagcttattgtcttctcgcagagaccaagaataggtaccaggatcgagatatatatacaaaacactcatcatatacataaatatgtttaaaaaatttcaatttgagaaaaggtctttattagttacgttttatcttcatatcaatatttatactttcatataaaattaacaaaatagggtatacaaaggactatactacggcttacatccacaaatctcagagaccattaacgctagagtaaccaaatttggtatccgtactcctgttagatctcactataaaacatatatctcagaatttcgccccacccccttccgcccccacaaagaacgaaaatctgttgcatccacaatagtgcagattcgagaaaactaaaaacgcacaatcatagagaatgaccatatctatccggttgctgaatctggattagatcggatcatttatatagccaaaaggaacacatcaatttgcagtggctacgcaacgctcgacgtcacgctcagactgattttctgtctctcttgcacgcactctttgtcgcgTGTaatgtttttgaaaatattaataaatagcttTAAAAACGTGTCCTGGAAACCACAAACTTTCTTGCTTTATTAACAATGAATCAATCTATGCACAAACAATTGTTTCATATAAATCGGTAAGTTGGTTAAAAAGATATAGCGGTTTGACTTTGGAAAATTGTTGAACCTATTCAGTTGAGCGGCACTGTAAGTatacaataaatatataacACAAAACCCACCCTTGTCTGCTATCTTGCaaaagcagagagagagagacagagagacaccAGCTGCGGCTGCGCTGTCGGCTGACGTATTTTTGTTGTACTCAGAAGCAAGCACATACAAAATCTCACACATGCAGCGACAGCCGATatatctctctcgctcttgcaAGGCAGACCAGCGGCGGCGCGACTGCGCTGCTTCGAAGTCATTTTCGCAAATGGCGGCGCTGCCAATTGCTATAAAAAGGCGAGCACAGTCGAAGCCACGCggctttatttttattttttgaacTGTAAACATCTACTCTTCTAAACCTAGTGCGCAGGGAGTCAGCACCGTGCGCACCATGGCACCCCAgaacctccgcaaccacaCTTCTTGGAGAGTTattgaacctccgcaaccacaCTTTTTGGAGCGTAattgaacctccgcaaccacaCTTTTTGGAGCGTAATCGAACCTCCACAACCACACTTCTTGGAGCGTAATCgaacctccgcaaccacaCTTTTTGGAGCGTAATCgaacctccgcaaccacaCTTCTTGGAGCGTAattgaacctccgcaaccacaCTCTTTGGAGCGTAATCgaacctccgcaaccacaCTTCTCGGAGCGTAATTGAACCTCCGCAACGAATCTTCTCGGGGGCATGGCTTTTGATTCTATTAGTCGGTTTAAATTGTTTAAaactaaattatttaaaagcTAATTTAAACATCGATTAAATAAACCCTCGGCGGGGATGATGCAGGCACAAGTGCTGTCGGCCACCCCGACGGAGGGCAGGCCGTGCTCCTTGCGCATGGCCAGGAGGTCCTTGTTGGAGAGTGTCTCCAGTTTCGAGAGCTCCGACATTTccgcacaaaaacaaaacaaaaatctaGAGCTGACGACCGACTTCTCTGAAAACCTGAAAACCAAATAATGCTCCCAATCGCGTCTCGCCTGGAGTATTGTCATCTTGTGATGTGTTCGACTGATCGAACAAAACTGTGAAAGGTGCTTTATTGTGTTTGTACTTTTAGAATAATACATTTTACAAAATTGATTCTTTTGCAAGTTTCAATCAGCCTTTTCAGGCAACTGGCTTGGGAATCTGATTCGGTTATTTTATGGGGGCTGAATTTAATCTTTGCCAAATAACTTACGAATTCATCCAAGCGATTGGTGAACGTTTTATTGGCATGGCAGTATGTATTGTTCAATACATCGAAACCATCGTTGATactttttaaaaacatgcTTTTAACAACATCAGCAAACATTTGAATGCCTGTGCTGACCGTGCTTGAAAATATGTTGACCGCCAAATTGGTTTTCATGTAATCAAATCCTTTCGGATTGATGTGCTGTTCTGTAAGCTTAGGTGCCAAACGAAAAGAATTTAATGAATCGACTTCATAAAACTTCGATAACTTTCCATGTCGCTTTTCCGACTGGTGTAATTAGATCGTGTTTCAAGAAGTTATTTTTATGTACGTAATGGCACACAGACCCAGGTCTACGTAACCAATTGCTCGGTCAACATTGGCAAGATAACATATTTCTGGTTGGATGATCATTTCATCAAAAATTAGTGCACAATTTTTGTGACTCTCATCCATTTTTTGTACAAGTTTCTTCAACTTTTCAATATGTTCGCCCTGAAAGCCAGGCTCAAATACTTGGAGCGGCAGCGAAGCACTACATTGTTTTTCTTCATGAGCCCTGTTCGGGCTCGTTGACTTAAGTTGAGAAATTTCTTTCTCTAGATCGTTTATTTTTTGTACATATTTTTCATTTTGGATAGTGAATGCGTGCaattttgcatgcaaatttttaatttcctttttttgggAAATATTTTCCTTATTTAGGGCTTTGAATTTCTTTTCCAGAGATTCAAAGCCGGATTCATCTGAAAAATATGTATCTTCATTGTGCTTGATATCAATATTATCTATTGATTGATCTATGTTAGTCTTTTCAATATTATCTATTGATAGATCGGCGGTAACCGCCAGTTACAGCATGTAATGGCAATGGAAGCCTTGGTCGCGAGATTATAAAAGCAGGGAATGCGCGACGCCATATAACTTTCGCCCATTTCACTCTTTATCACTGTTGTTTACTCTCAGATATTGCACTTATTTTTAATCATTACACTTTTCGCgataaaaacaaataaaacgaaCCGCTCAaattcgcttctagctcttgcttaagcctgttgtgtttttttcttgctcatgcattctccgccctttgcctaaatatcatacaacattgttctgactttgttttgatatatcatcgcatctctttaatttgattctactttgtgttaatcaccagtgttttgtttgtaaacacgTGTTTAATacatataaattcaatatacGCAACGTAAcgcatcggactcgtgcaggcaatttgttattgttttttgcccagtctgcttttcgtggtccctcggaaagcaatatttgtttctcgtcttattcctgaggctacaacggaggatgttaaacaacatctttcctctaaactaagggtgttttagcgttcaaccagcgttggtccaaggagtttgacgacctgtacatctcgttagtacgtcctatattggagtattgttcttgtgtgtggagcccgcagtataaagagcagcaggctgttattgaatccgtgcaaaagcaatttttaatttttgcccttcggaactttaactgggactcgggtagaatcttgccaccctaccggtctaggctaaatcttattgacctgccgtcattgcacaagctccttctcgggactgttgactcccaaactctcttgggtcagattgacttggctcCATCTAGACCtccccgtacttttaggcctatccgtctacccatatgtaggtctaattatgctgatcatgaaccttttagggttttatgccataatcccctgaactgtctcttcaACTAATTGCTTGCAatatagcgaagagcgagctggcagagagcgtttagcagggcaagcaagcgcaaagctttaacaaacaaatgagtgacatagacataagtaacaaacaatataagcggctgagggcctgctttggcaagcagctaatcggctgggttctgctctgAACAGTATTCTTCAGCAGACCTAGGGGCGCGTTTTATCTTGTAAAGTCCATTTCTCGCTCAAAGCCATTCAAAATTGTTGTTGAGCAGAATCGCTCTTGGAAATCATTACGTTTAatgaatatgaatatgaatataAACCTCCGACTCTCAacttctcctcggagcgcactTAAACCACCGCAACTAACCGACCTAGTCCAACACAGACCGGACGAGCACCTACTAAGCTCTGTACCTTTTAACAACAATAaaacaaccctatttcttggtgCCGCTTAATCCACGCCTTATTCTTGAACCACGAGACTCTTTCCGGCCGTAGCGTCGTCACAATAGATATAATatataacataattaaagaaggaacatacatatgtatttatagctaattgctattattattattatgcgctaaatactacaaaatatttacttacatcttaataattaatttttctttttcgtcCATTTCTAATTTGGTTACATAAAATAAAGGATTTTCCTGCACTTCCCCTCTTAAAGATACCTCAATGTTCGACATTTTCCTTGACCAATGTGACGCACACGAAATATTTCGAAGAATGAGAAAAAGATTCTGACACCGTTATGTTTTCATATGTTTCCATACATACAGGACAGCGGCGGTTCAAAAATTTGGTCAGGAGAAATAGGTGTCGGCTTTCCTACTGGGTCCTGTACAGCCTTATGAACTAATTTGGCCTTCTCTGGGCATAAAGATAGAAGTTTTAGAACAGAAGCGAGGTCGTATTTTCCTCGCTTTCGTGCGGCCAAATCAAAAAATTAATGTTTCCTCCCTCTGAAACAACAAGATCGGCAGCCTGCCTTCTTCGTGCTCTGCGACTTTTCTTGAAATATGTGATATATGTTGTCAAACGATAACAAATATTAATTTCATCTGATATATCTGCATTAGGTGTCGTTTTTAAAAATTTGAGTACCGCATTTTCCTAGCATGTTTTACCCTTCTCTAAATTAGTCCAATCTTTACTTTCCTCGTGCTCGAGTCGTGTCACGATCTCCTGGGCAAGGACAAGGCAGCGTTGGCGGTTCAATTCGATGTTCCTAGCTTGAAAGTAATCAATTACTACGTCCGCAATGCGACCTCTTTGCTTGCATTTCAGTTTTGCAGAGCCACGTCTCAGCTTTTGCCACTCTGATCGGACGTCTGCGTTCGCATTGAAAATTTTGAGTATTCCCGGCATTGTTTGTTGGCCTTAGCCCCCGAGTTGTGGGACAGGAGAAATGATGGCATTAGCGTCATTGGGGCCATCAGCGTCCCCCAGAACCATGTCTACGGAGGCCTGGAGAAGAACATCTTGTTCCTCGATCCGAACGGGAGTGGCAGAACGGTCAGAGGCCGGGGACGGACAGGGCACCTGCAAGAGCAGAGAGGAGTGTTAATTGATTCCTCTAGAGGAATTCTTTGATGGGTAACCTACCTGCACGGTCTGACGCTGATTCTGACCACCACCAGCCAACGTGCCCTGTTGCACCGGGCCTGGACAATACCGGTAGTCACCATTAATAGACTCGGAGCTCCGAGCTCCGGCTGCTGGGTTCTTGGAGTGATCGAAATGATCTTGCCCATGGAGTTTTTGCACCGATTTTGTTCGGAACTTTCAGGGCGGGCGAGGATGTTTGATGAATCTGAATTTTGCATGTCTGCGGAGGTGACGCTTCAACAGTTAGTGGACCCTGATGGGAtgaaaattgatttgaaaGTCTAACTAAAGGAGATTATTAGTGACTGCTTACTTTGTCGAACAGTTCTTGTTTCTTTTGTTGCTCCTCAGTTTCCACAATGGATGTCCATAACTCCATCATTCGTCTGGCGTATCCTCCGCCGGGCACTTGTTGGGGAGCACGGACCTGCGGAGCACTCATTTCATCGCTTCCCGGTGTAGGGTGGTGCGTGCTtgcaacaataataataattaaaattatttGTCATTTCATACGAATATCGTAAACAGCACTGAAGTCGGCAATAGCTCGTCGTTTCGGCGTCGTTTAAAAAAAGCAATACTGAGGCTTtcattgtgtgtgtgtctgccaAAAAGCGGACAAGATTGTATAAAGAGGATGAAAAGAACAGTTAGGTTTACTTTGCGTACGTGCACATACAGTCAGCACAAATTTATTCGGACATCCGTTTATTTCTTTATAATTGGGAAAAACACAAATAAAACTGGGGGAAAACAATTCTTTTTCGTACAAACTACAATGTGTCCGAATAATTGTTGTGCGTAGAAAAGTGCCTTTTTTATacttttatgttttttttttgatatgccaaaaaaggttttttttttggttttatgtTTAAAATTAGTAGTAGCAACATGGATCTTCATAATGGaataaaatttgtttgttaaaattaaattgttttcaaGTTATTTGAAAAGAATGTGGAAATAGACAGGGTGTCCGAATAAATGTTGTGCTAACTGTTCTTTCATAGCAAAGAATATACATGTATGCATATATAGAGCAAAACTGCAAATAATTATTTGCAGTAAATCCTCAACACTTGAGCCTTCTGTACCTAGAAAAAAGACGGTTGGAGTACCCACGTCGGTGTATGACGTTCAGCACCGTCATTAATGCTTCGTTT
It encodes the following:
- the LOC117188507 gene encoding uncharacterized protein LOC117188507, which gives rise to MQNSDSSNILARPESSEQNRCKNSMGKIISITPRTQQPELGAPSLLMVTTGIVQARCNRARWLVVVRISVRPCRCPVRPRPLTVLPLPFGSRNKMFFSRPP